A stretch of Acidobacteriota bacterium DNA encodes these proteins:
- the fsa gene encoding fructose-6-phosphate aldolase, with translation MKIFLDTGNLKEIEALVPLGIVDGVTTNPSLMAKEGGDPRAIIKSICELVQGPVSAEVVATEWQAMVAEGRELAAIDSHVVVKVPFTRDGVRACKVLAGDGIRVNVTLIFSATQALIAAKVGAAYVSPFIGRLDDIASDGMGLVRQIVDIFDAHQFMTEVLVASVRGPMHIVEAARMGADVCTCPVSVVEACFKHPLTDIGLEKFLKDWEKAQASRQ, from the coding sequence GTGAAGATTTTTCTCGATACTGGCAACCTGAAGGAGATCGAAGCCCTGGTGCCCCTGGGCATTGTGGACGGTGTCACGACCAACCCGTCATTGATGGCGAAAGAAGGCGGCGACCCGCGCGCGATCATCAAGAGCATCTGCGAGCTGGTCCAGGGGCCCGTCAGCGCCGAAGTGGTGGCCACCGAGTGGCAGGCGATGGTGGCCGAGGGGCGCGAACTGGCGGCGATCGACTCGCACGTCGTGGTCAAGGTGCCGTTCACGCGCGACGGCGTTCGCGCATGCAAGGTGCTGGCCGGCGACGGGATCCGCGTCAACGTCACGCTCATTTTTTCCGCGACGCAGGCGCTCATTGCCGCGAAGGTCGGCGCGGCGTACGTGAGTCCGTTCATCGGCCGGCTCGACGACATCGCCTCAGACGGGATGGGCCTGGTGCGCCAGATCGTGGACATCTTCGACGCACACCAGTTCATGACCGAAGTGCTCGTGGCCAGCGTGCGCGGGCCCATGCACATCGTGGAAGCGGCCCGGATGGGCGCCGACGTGTGCACATGTCCCGTCTCGGTGGTTGAGGCGTGCTTTAAACATCCGCTGACCGACATCGGTCTTGAGAAGTTCCTGAAAGACTGGGAGAAGGCTCAGGCCTCCCGCCAGTGA
- a CDS encoding methylmalonyl-CoA carboxyltransferase has protein sequence MTPQEHLADLERRAELGGGEERLRRQREGGKLTARERVDLLFDSGTFEELDKLVTHRCRDFGMEKEMVPGDGVVAGHGRVDGRPVYAFAQDFTVFGGSLSETNAAKIVKVMDLAMKMGAPVVGLNDSGGARIQEGVVSLAGYADIFLRNTLASGVVPQISAIMGPCAGGAVYSPAITDFNIMVEGTSYMFVTGPDVIKTVTHEDVTKEALGGAMAHNATSGVAHFAVPSDRECILLIRELLGYLPSNNLDGAPRVATADPVDREDAALDSLVPEQPNQPYDMHDLIHAVVDDGRFLEVHQYFAQNIICGFAHLGSRSVGIVANQPKVLAGCLDIDASVKAARFVRFCDAFNIPIITFEDVPGFLPGVRQEHGGIIRAGAKLLYAYAEATVPKITVITRKAYGGAYCVMASKHIRTDFNFAYPMAEIAVMGPEGAVNILYRRELQQAEDPAAKRAELTQEFREKLANPFVAASRGYVDEVIAPRMTRAKLIAALASCDNKRDKNPPRKHGNIPL, from the coding sequence ATGACACCACAGGAACACCTCGCGGACCTGGAACGCCGCGCGGAACTGGGCGGCGGCGAGGAGCGCCTGCGACGGCAGCGCGAGGGCGGCAAGTTGACCGCGCGTGAACGCGTGGACCTGCTGTTTGATTCGGGCACGTTCGAAGAGCTCGACAAACTGGTGACGCACCGGTGTCGCGACTTCGGCATGGAGAAGGAGATGGTGCCCGGTGACGGCGTAGTGGCCGGACACGGCCGCGTCGACGGCAGGCCGGTGTATGCGTTCGCCCAGGACTTCACGGTGTTCGGCGGATCCCTCTCGGAAACCAATGCCGCAAAGATCGTCAAGGTCATGGACCTGGCCATGAAAATGGGTGCGCCGGTCGTGGGACTCAACGACTCAGGTGGCGCGCGGATTCAGGAAGGCGTGGTGTCGCTCGCCGGCTACGCCGACATTTTCCTGCGCAACACCCTGGCGTCGGGCGTGGTGCCGCAGATTTCCGCGATCATGGGCCCCTGCGCGGGCGGGGCCGTGTATTCGCCGGCCATCACCGACTTCAACATCATGGTGGAAGGCACGAGCTACATGTTCGTGACCGGTCCCGATGTGATCAAAACGGTCACACATGAGGATGTCACCAAGGAAGCGCTGGGCGGTGCCATGGCGCACAACGCCACGAGCGGCGTCGCGCATTTCGCCGTGCCGTCAGACCGCGAGTGCATCCTGCTGATCCGTGAGCTGCTGGGGTACCTGCCGTCCAATAACCTGGATGGCGCGCCGCGCGTGGCCACGGCCGATCCGGTGGACCGCGAGGATGCGGCACTCGATTCACTCGTGCCCGAGCAACCGAACCAGCCCTACGACATGCACGACCTCATCCACGCGGTGGTGGACGACGGCCGGTTCCTCGAGGTGCACCAGTACTTCGCGCAGAACATCATCTGTGGCTTCGCGCACCTGGGCAGCCGCTCTGTGGGCATCGTCGCCAACCAGCCGAAGGTGCTGGCCGGGTGCCTGGATATTGATGCGTCGGTGAAGGCCGCGCGTTTTGTCCGGTTCTGCGACGCGTTCAACATTCCGATCATCACGTTTGAGGATGTGCCGGGGTTCCTCCCTGGTGTTCGCCAGGAACACGGCGGGATCATCCGCGCGGGCGCCAAGCTGCTGTATGCGTATGCGGAGGCGACCGTGCCGAAAATCACCGTCATCACGAGGAAGGCCTACGGCGGCGCGTATTGCGTGATGGCCAGCAAACACATCCGGACAGATTTCAACTTCGCGTACCCGATGGCCGAGATCGCGGTCATGGGCCCCGAAGGCGCGGTGAACATTCTCTATCGACGCGAACTGCAGCAGGCCGAAGACCCGGCGGCCAAACGCGCGGAGCTGACGCAGGAGTTCCGCGAGAAGCTGGCCAACCCGTTTGTGGCGGCGTCGCGCGGCTACGTGGATGAAGTTATCGCGCCCCGCATGACACGAGCCAAGCTCATCGCCGCGCTGGCCAGTTGTGACAACAAACGCGACAAGAACCCGCCGAGGAAACACGGCAATATTCCCCTGTGA
- a CDS encoding acetyl-CoA carboxylase biotin carboxylase subunit, producing the protein MSRRKVLIANRGEIAVRVMRACRELGLGTVAVYSECDRTALHVRTADEAYLIGPGPAAESYLRIDRLIDVARRSGASLVHPGYGFLAENEDFAQACLDADLTFVGPSPDAITRMGSKTAARHVAIAAGVPVVPGTEEPFAEDLPDDVLVAEAARIGYPLLVKAVAGGGGKGMRMVQSPADLLPAIRTARSEAGSAFGERAVYLERRLARARHIEIQLLGDHYGTVVPFVERECSIQRRHQKVVEESPSLALTVETRRAMAACAAAVARTVGYTNAGTIEFLLDEDGKFYFLEMNTRLQVEHPVTEIVTGIDLVHWQLRIAMGERLTIDPERALTPVAHAIECRIYAEDPDQGFMPSPGLVRALSVPGGPGVRDDRGVAAGFTIPLFYDSMIAKLIVWSDNRPDAIARLSRVLDEYRVIGVRTTLPFFRWLVAQPEFAAGQFDTTYLDSVLAARKGQAFVEATDGDADDAAMVAALAAWFRAHQASAGAPAAPAAGHWQRAARLEALR; encoded by the coding sequence ATGTCCCGCCGGAAAGTACTCATCGCCAATCGCGGCGAAATCGCCGTTCGCGTCATGCGCGCCTGCCGGGAACTCGGACTCGGCACCGTGGCCGTGTACTCGGAATGCGATCGCACCGCACTGCACGTGCGCACCGCCGACGAGGCGTATCTGATCGGCCCTGGCCCCGCGGCCGAGAGTTACCTGCGGATCGACCGTTTGATTGACGTCGCCCGGCGCAGCGGCGCTTCACTGGTGCATCCCGGTTACGGGTTCCTCGCTGAGAACGAGGATTTTGCGCAGGCCTGCCTTGACGCCGACCTCACGTTTGTCGGCCCGTCGCCCGACGCGATCACCCGCATGGGCAGCAAGACGGCGGCCCGGCATGTGGCCATCGCTGCCGGTGTGCCGGTGGTGCCCGGCACCGAGGAGCCGTTTGCCGAGGACCTGCCCGACGACGTGCTCGTGGCTGAGGCGGCGCGCATCGGGTATCCGCTGCTGGTCAAGGCCGTCGCCGGCGGCGGCGGCAAGGGGATGCGCATGGTGCAGTCGCCCGCGGATCTCCTGCCGGCGATCCGCACTGCGCGATCAGAGGCCGGGTCGGCGTTTGGTGAGCGCGCCGTGTACCTCGAACGGCGGTTGGCCAGGGCGCGCCACATCGAAATTCAGTTGCTGGGTGATCACTACGGCACGGTCGTGCCGTTTGTGGAGCGGGAATGCTCCATCCAGCGGCGACATCAGAAAGTCGTTGAGGAATCACCGTCGCTGGCGCTCACCGTGGAGACACGGCGCGCGATGGCCGCGTGTGCGGCCGCGGTGGCGCGCACGGTGGGGTACACCAATGCCGGCACGATTGAGTTCCTGCTCGATGAAGATGGAAAGTTCTATTTCCTTGAGATGAACACGCGCCTGCAGGTGGAACATCCGGTCACCGAAATTGTGACGGGTATCGATCTGGTGCACTGGCAGTTGCGGATCGCCATGGGGGAGCGCCTGACGATTGATCCGGAGCGCGCCCTGACGCCGGTGGCGCACGCGATCGAATGCCGGATTTATGCCGAGGATCCCGACCAGGGTTTCATGCCATCGCCGGGTCTCGTGCGTGCGCTCAGTGTGCCTGGAGGGCCGGGCGTGCGCGACGACCGCGGCGTGGCGGCGGGTTTTACGATCCCGCTCTTCTACGACTCCATGATCGCCAAGCTCATCGTCTGGAGCGACAACCGGCCCGATGCCATCGCGCGCCTGTCGCGGGTGCTTGATGAATATCGTGTGATCGGCGTGCGCACCACGCTGCCGTTTTTCCGGTGGCTCGTCGCACAACCGGAGTTTGCAGCCGGACAGTTCGACACCACCTATCTCGACTCGGTGCTGGCCGCGCGCAAGGGACAGGCCTTTGTCGAGGCGACGGATGGCGACGCGGACGACGCGGCCATGGTCGCGGCGCTCGCCGCGTGGTTTCGCGCGCATCAGGCGTCGGCCGGCGCCCCGGCGGCACCCGCGGCCGGACACTGGCAGCGCGCCGCGCGCCTGGAGGCGCTGCGATGA
- a CDS encoding acetyl-CoA carboxylase biotin carboxyl carrier protein subunit yields MKFDVEVAGRERSITVERIGDTGRFRIVLNGQAHDVEASPIDLGLSVIFLADGRSLEAAATPGPGGDWLVQLPHLDVSVVVDGRRHVRGRLGAAGGPGLQRVTAPMPGRVLRVLVKPGDQVAHRQGLVVVEAMKMENELTAPKAGVVTEVAITEGTSVEAGRLLVVIE; encoded by the coding sequence ATGAAGTTCGACGTTGAGGTCGCGGGCCGCGAGCGGTCGATCACCGTCGAGCGCATCGGCGACACCGGGAGATTCCGCATCGTGCTGAACGGCCAGGCCCATGACGTGGAGGCGAGCCCCATCGACCTCGGGCTGTCGGTCATCTTCCTGGCCGACGGCCGGTCACTGGAGGCGGCTGCAACGCCGGGGCCCGGGGGCGACTGGCTCGTGCAATTGCCGCATCTGGATGTGTCGGTTGTGGTCGACGGCCGCCGCCATGTGCGCGGCCGGCTGGGCGCTGCCGGCGGACCCGGCCTGCAACGGGTGACCGCGCCCATGCCTGGGCGTGTGCTTCGGGTGCTTGTGAAGCCCGGCGATCAGGTGGCGCATCGCCAGGGACTGGTGGTGGTCGAGGCGATGAAGATGGAAAACGAACTCACCGCGCCCAAGGCCGGCGTCGTCACCGAGGTGGCGATTACCGAGGGTACCTCGGTCGAGGCCGGACGCCTGCTCGTCGTGATTGAGTAG
- a CDS encoding translocation/assembly module TamB domain-containing protein produces MTDREPQMAGEPAPPRRRWRALRWSRRTLLVLAAVGAALLVSLYTIDLGPYLKSRAEQAASAYMERPVRIGRLSASLRPGLFIVEDVVIEGLTPDAAPFLKAERIALRVPLQTLIRRQLIIEAEMDRWAMTIEMFAGNRNNIPRLRPRSTEPGRFQTNINYIWARGGWFRLIDHAQPLDFTAEQVAVNFTYAANLDKHVATVAFRGGVTNILSYEPMRLDSMSARLSFDKGNLLTVQGLDLVTDGTRSHMTGVINLNTWPELYFDIATAFDVAPLKEIFFFGQNFTATGRGEYKGRFQKFQNGKYDVTGGFKVPGFNVSGLDFPQLSGHVVWMQNRLEVIGAESPFYGGKLRLSYVLDSHGGARGSIADLSATYKQVDMTEFGRVMNWQGIELASRADGWQTMRWPSGRFDQMSGDGEIRAQTADGRAIAAAQLPLAIVYAPKEQPFLKDRPLGPVPVGGRVAYSLTPDRIELREGWLATPETHLSFTGATGWNDNANIPFRVVSTDWQASDRLLAAVLTTFGSATSAIEIGGRGTFDGTLTKWFSRPLIVGKFEGEGLRAWDVLWGRGRADVSIENSYINVSNSVFGDDVARLVANGKYSFGFPRADGGEEIDARITAERWPLVDWRHFFELEDWPVEGTLFADVRIYGRYLGPEGYGSLRVVPGTAWEETFESFTSRLTFEPEGLRVEGAEMTKSTGFVRGAAYIGWPPTKDGWGTYSFTFDGEKIPVESLVSFTVPNANLTGVLNFTMQGSGSQEHPRYEWDGTIADLFWGDEGIGQATAHMVIEEEMVRIDRLDVASDRLSVSGSGQVAMNDVYDGDLSLRFNETSVDPFLRFLAPQLSPYTQAVVSGAVRFRGELANVSKLGVDVTIEKADLKLFDYTLSNPIGANGVRVPLRMSFAEDVLRICGVVPASPSGPCAGSTGAFTLSGEGTSLTLGGVVNRAASTLDVSVNGASNLAVLQGVVQDLRSSGDATIAARITGTFEAPVYGGSATVANGRLRHFSFPHSLDNIHGAVRFDAAGIRLDGLRARMGTGARNGGGEIAFGGTIGLDGFMPSALSVTARGDGLDLRFPEGFRSIVDADLSLTGSLEAASLAGRITLRQVRYTRRLQSNAGLLGFANVGGDEVLTVGTAVPTELPLSFDLELVGQRLLVIEDSDATVVVSPDLRLTGTLDRPVLSGRVDIDRGETEFLGNRYTVGGYVEFSNPDRIEPFFDIEARTQIRQPSQEYRLDLTFSGTLDKFTYNLSSDPPLSQTDALYLILGQNPNLQRAELRAIESPQEVQNRLMSSMLAQLVASPISTQVGRVVESTGLVDTFTVTPLLGQDATLQQLNPGARVTVGQRISRKVYLTYSRSLDNASLDYEILLLEYAQNDQMSWVLSRNQDGTFALDFRVRYRF; encoded by the coding sequence GTGACCGACCGAGAGCCGCAGATGGCTGGCGAACCGGCCCCCCCGCGGCGGCGATGGCGGGCCCTACGGTGGTCGCGGCGCACGTTACTCGTCCTCGCGGCCGTCGGCGCCGCCCTGCTGGTGTCCCTCTACACCATCGACCTCGGTCCATACCTCAAGTCCCGCGCCGAGCAGGCGGCTTCAGCGTACATGGAACGCCCCGTGCGAATCGGGCGGTTGAGCGCCTCGCTCAGGCCCGGTCTGTTCATCGTGGAAGACGTCGTCATTGAAGGCCTCACGCCGGACGCGGCACCCTTCCTGAAGGCCGAACGTATTGCGCTGCGCGTGCCGCTGCAGACACTCATTCGCCGGCAGTTGATCATCGAGGCCGAGATGGATCGCTGGGCCATGACGATCGAGATGTTTGCGGGCAACCGGAACAACATTCCCAGGCTCCGGCCGCGCTCAACCGAGCCAGGACGATTCCAGACCAACATCAATTACATCTGGGCACGCGGCGGCTGGTTCCGCCTCATCGACCATGCCCAGCCTCTCGATTTCACCGCTGAACAGGTGGCGGTGAATTTCACCTACGCAGCCAATCTCGACAAACACGTGGCCACAGTCGCGTTCCGCGGCGGCGTCACGAACATTCTCAGCTACGAGCCGATGCGGCTCGACTCGATGTCTGCACGACTGAGTTTTGACAAGGGCAACCTGCTCACCGTGCAGGGGCTTGATTTGGTCACTGACGGAACACGGTCGCACATGACTGGCGTCATCAACCTGAACACGTGGCCCGAGCTGTACTTCGACATCGCAACCGCGTTTGACGTGGCGCCGCTCAAGGAGATTTTCTTTTTCGGCCAGAACTTCACGGCCACCGGCCGCGGCGAATACAAAGGGCGGTTCCAGAAGTTTCAGAACGGCAAGTACGATGTGACCGGCGGGTTCAAGGTGCCGGGATTTAATGTGAGTGGCCTGGATTTCCCCCAACTATCGGGCCATGTCGTCTGGATGCAGAACCGTCTCGAGGTCATCGGCGCCGAGAGCCCCTTCTACGGCGGGAAATTGCGCTTGTCCTATGTGCTCGACTCGCATGGCGGCGCGCGTGGTTCCATCGCGGATCTGTCGGCCACATACAAACAGGTTGACATGACGGAGTTCGGGCGCGTCATGAACTGGCAGGGCATCGAGCTCGCCAGCCGCGCAGACGGCTGGCAGACGATGCGGTGGCCGAGCGGCAGGTTTGATCAGATGTCGGGCGATGGAGAAATTCGCGCGCAGACGGCCGATGGTCGCGCGATCGCCGCGGCACAGTTGCCGTTGGCGATCGTGTACGCGCCGAAGGAACAGCCGTTCCTCAAGGACCGTCCGCTTGGTCCCGTCCCGGTGGGAGGCCGTGTGGCCTACAGCCTCACGCCCGATCGCATCGAACTGCGCGAAGGGTGGCTCGCCACGCCGGAAACGCATCTGTCGTTCACGGGCGCCACGGGGTGGAACGACAACGCGAATATCCCGTTCCGCGTGGTGAGCACAGACTGGCAGGCCAGCGACCGGCTCCTGGCCGCCGTGCTGACGACGTTCGGCTCGGCGACGAGCGCGATCGAAATCGGTGGGCGTGGCACGTTTGACGGCACCCTCACGAAGTGGTTCAGCCGTCCCCTGATAGTCGGCAAGTTCGAGGGCGAAGGGCTGCGCGCGTGGGATGTGCTCTGGGGTCGCGGCCGCGCGGATGTATCCATTGAAAACAGTTACATCAATGTGAGCAACAGCGTGTTCGGCGACGACGTGGCGCGACTGGTGGCCAATGGCAAGTATTCGTTTGGGTTTCCGCGCGCCGACGGCGGCGAAGAGATAGACGCGCGCATCACCGCAGAGCGCTGGCCATTGGTGGACTGGCGGCATTTTTTCGAGCTTGAGGATTGGCCCGTTGAGGGCACGTTGTTTGCCGACGTGCGAATTTACGGGCGGTATCTGGGGCCGGAAGGGTATGGCTCGTTGCGCGTGGTGCCGGGCACCGCCTGGGAAGAGACGTTCGAGTCCTTCACCAGCCGCTTGACGTTTGAACCCGAGGGGCTGCGGGTGGAAGGCGCCGAGATGACCAAGAGCACGGGATTCGTGCGCGGTGCGGCGTACATCGGCTGGCCTCCGACCAAGGATGGATGGGGCACGTACAGCTTCACGTTCGACGGCGAGAAGATCCCTGTAGAGTCGCTCGTCAGCTTCACGGTGCCCAATGCCAACCTGACCGGCGTGCTCAACTTCACCATGCAGGGCAGCGGGAGCCAGGAACACCCGAGATACGAGTGGGACGGGACAATCGCCGACTTGTTCTGGGGCGATGAAGGCATCGGCCAGGCGACCGCCCACATGGTGATCGAAGAGGAGATGGTCCGGATCGATCGCCTGGACGTGGCGTCGGACCGCCTCTCGGTCTCGGGGTCCGGCCAGGTGGCGATGAACGATGTCTACGACGGCGATCTCTCGTTGCGCTTCAATGAGACGTCGGTCGATCCGTTCCTCAGGTTTCTGGCCCCGCAGCTTTCACCGTATACCCAGGCCGTGGTCAGCGGCGCCGTCCGCTTTCGCGGTGAACTGGCAAACGTGTCAAAGCTCGGCGTGGACGTGACGATCGAAAAGGCGGACTTGAAACTGTTTGACTACACGCTGTCGAACCCGATTGGTGCGAATGGCGTCCGCGTGCCGCTTCGCATGTCGTTTGCCGAGGATGTGCTGAGGATTTGCGGCGTGGTGCCGGCGTCCCCGTCCGGGCCCTGCGCCGGATCGACGGGCGCGTTCACGCTGTCAGGCGAAGGCACCAGCCTCACGCTCGGTGGTGTGGTGAATCGGGCGGCGTCCACGCTGGACGTGTCGGTGAATGGCGCGAGCAACCTGGCCGTCCTGCAGGGCGTGGTTCAGGACCTGCGGAGCTCTGGCGACGCCACGATCGCGGCGCGCATCACCGGCACCTTCGAGGCTCCGGTCTACGGCGGCAGTGCGACGGTGGCGAATGGGCGGCTCAGGCATTTCTCCTTCCCGCACAGCCTGGACAACATTCATGGTGCCGTGCGATTTGACGCCGCCGGCATCCGCCTTGATGGGCTTCGCGCCCGCATGGGCACGGGCGCGAGGAATGGTGGCGGTGAGATCGCGTTTGGCGGCACGATCGGGCTCGATGGATTCATGCCGAGCGCGTTGAGCGTCACGGCGCGGGGCGACGGCCTGGACCTGCGCTTTCCCGAAGGCTTCCGCTCAATCGTGGATGCCGACCTCTCGCTGACGGGGTCGCTTGAAGCCGCATCCCTTGCCGGCAGAATTACCCTTCGCCAGGTCCGTTATACGCGGCGGCTGCAGAGCAACGCCGGGTTGCTGGGGTTCGCCAATGTCGGGGGCGACGAAGTGCTGACGGTGGGTACCGCGGTCCCGACAGAATTGCCGCTGAGTTTTGACCTCGAACTGGTGGGCCAGCGCCTGCTCGTGATCGAGGACAGCGACGCCACCGTGGTGGTGTCTCCGGATTTGAGACTCACCGGTACACTCGATCGCCCGGTGTTGTCGGGCCGTGTTGATATCGATCGTGGCGAGACGGAGTTCCTCGGCAACCGCTACACGGTGGGCGGCTACGTGGAGTTTTCGAATCCCGATCGGATCGAGCCCTTCTTCGACATCGAGGCGCGGACCCAGATCCGGCAACCCTCGCAGGAATACCGGCTCGACCTGACGTTTTCGGGAACACTGGACAAGTTCACCTACAACCTGAGTTCCGATCCGCCGTTGTCGCAAACCGACGCGTTGTACCTGATCCTCGGCCAGAACCCCAACCTGCAGCGCGCCGAACTGCGCGCCATTGAATCGCCGCAGGAAGTGCAGAACCGCCTGATGTCCTCCATGCTGGCGCAACTGGTGGCGAGTCCGATCTCCACGCAGGTGGGCCGCGTGGTGGAGAGCACCGGCCTGGTCGATACCTTCACCGTCACGCCATTGCTGGGGCAGGATGCCACCTTGCAGCAGCTCAATCCCGGTGCGCGTGTGACCGTCGGGCAGCGCATCTCGCGCAAGGTCTACCTCACGTATTCGCGGTCGCTGGACAATGCCAGCCTCGACTACGAGATTCTTCTGCTGGAGTACGCCCAGAACGACCAGATGTCGTGGGTCTTGTCGCGTAACCAGGACGGCACGTTCGCGCTCGACTTCCGTGTGAGGTACCGGTTCTGA